In a genomic window of Larus michahellis chromosome 3, bLarMic1.1, whole genome shotgun sequence:
- the CASP8AP2 gene encoding CASP8-associated protein 2 yields MATDEDGLGLFDIRYSAEASPFKEGDESSVDIYDGLDNGLTVPDNSAPNSTPGGNSLNLFDEILIEEGTAKEASYNELQAEYGKCQQQIKELMKKFKEIQAQNVILQNENQALKKNISALIKTARVEINRKDEEISNLHQRLSEFPSHRSSFTRTYLPGSTNGRCSEMCKTKDSKFRSSDLGDSIKVEHRMKNDCSKDTYHSYSSHNMDNGKSSSEKRNTPYLLRYPPEELCNNGTHTCLPNYDHSSNKDNRKERKESKSNEQYSRGNVNKYKREVHQSTGNNANCNNGDSEEGNSDPQQKLRTLSEKPSKNESQQKSQNVKLKCSPSVERRVERGVSSWEKQPTSKDRFQTRGELYADERSQNLSKKDIKTHDKDEKNAGQKNKPNEKLQEQPRRSGRGSSPHSKSEHSKSLHESRKCRVEESRKGRDIDCKRERGTNDHTSREGRTSPSNSNSREHKYARLKESSSRYEWETAHSKSERHRTEEKRKRERDNQDENRHFRNERKITKEISHQSGKESKKGTDLTKSERNKSYKLEETYRVADSLKDHKIPKTKDDHTGTKSKDLKLSFMEKLNLTLSPAKKQCLSPTDELKTPSEKATEEGSTEFMLQAELLDSAQPVKCGPAEQANSTVRVLDSATQSDTEPALLISVNSESEALKVAAADPAQSEELPAVATDEMSSETLPEVEVGQVQAQALPVAAEVLVPGEIQAETLSEAAEACDLVESEASATAAAAADLNCPESLPLEVSESVVECENLPVTVGEMQDDNVPAAEVAQSEPASESMGALPESAAEKKEEDKLWLAADIGSSAEQCGSQNLVLDVSEAKSSGDLQSCDVTSDINETKPDSLMEVVKDGDHLAAENIECPVEKKGICEVNMSTSQSLDRTMLTDKDEPLVDQNACDLEPDLTEVSTAASSFSGEICPRTKERETNPVPVDDDSSILSIDLNHLRYIPKAISPLNSPVRPLAKALKMESPCKGLVKSYNKDLIPESTVVVCPSKNLSKEVNKENQKPLSMSDEHLEVESQLSVSSDEIEEGEIISSDEDEEKSKPERGSENTKKSGPKASPEPRNLTSSPQNQNSKTVHCNEDNGKFVSVKVSTKKNRERHKNQTFRSSKDTKKNKTVSIACLEKIVHVTVEPSNVQEIMQMLRAIRKQMRKNYMKFKVHFPVQHFHRIIESGIINFTSLIKYLNFSKMSTLGDTLKLNICDIIESKLKQVKKNAIVDRLFEQQVSDMKKQLWKFVDEQLDYLFEKIRRIIIKLCDMGNVGNQSEEGKFERAGKQKHKISHKNDVQRSRKKSLKATSQKPEEYILSKQIVDYQRPKCHHEKNKTDPPKTAFTKCLNSIDNTRNSQTKVPLSKENNLQGPLTPLKGVKYEKEGFQLSRDANKSDLSYELLTEQQASSLTFNLVSDAQMGEIFKSLLQGSDLLEKNGGNIDRNEWEFRTPEKQYLDSHKCRGNAAGLVQEIAPKEACVESQPVEDINWPVVSPVSAPSLASRLQMSVDPDVLDESCMFEVPTNAALCKEDECSLQKNKSLASSILLEDLAVSLTIPSPLKSDAHLSFLKHENNSSSTPEGVLSAHYSEDALLEEEDATEQDIHLALESDNSSSKSSCSSSWTSRPVAPGFQCRPSLPMQAVIMEKSNDHFIVKIRRAVPCTSPASDQVASVKEGWASSTKMEKEEMRSEEKERGSQSATAATVQETVKPDVVKSDQLPHVGTGQEQNPTLPQPLKESHNSIGKEETPGMLGPCRKSSDIESHDTESPHEGSEQSQAHKLKESENINEMGVRSQASFPAGCRIESYIDLTDDIVSETSCHAVESTANNSTQETSTGNSEISDKKDELEECSDTLIDLTEEVSNETVAGESNLEIKSTSNTDVRCQINIDDKTSKKRKKEAVRENSNSKRQRKETESADEGSNASDVKSEEVNSAPKQCPNKKDELQQNKDSSPLASSASSPSLYAKNIIKKKGEVVVSWTRNDDREILLECQRKGPSSKTFVSLATRLNKSPNQVAERFKQLMKLFKKSKCK; encoded by the exons AATGTCATTCTGCAGAATGAAAACCAAGCTCTCAAAAAGAATATTTCAGCACTTATCAAAACAGCAAGAGTGGAAATTAACCGTAAAGATGAAGAAATCAGTAATCTCCATCAAAG GCTGTCGGAATTTCCCAGTCATCGAAGTAGCTTCACCAGAACATACCTTCCAGGATCAACTAACGGAAGGTGCTCTGAGATGTGTAAAACGAAAGATTCCAAATTCAGATCTTCTGACTTAGGTGACAGTATAAAGGTGGAGCATAGAATGAAAAATGACTGTTCAAAAGATACATACCACAGTTACTCGTCTCATAATATGGACAATGGGAAGTCTAGCTCGGAAAAAAGAAACACTCCATATTTACTGAGATACCCTCCTGAAGAGCTCTGCAACAATGGTACTCATACGTGTCTACCAAACTATGACCATAGTTCCAACAAGgataacagaaaggaaagaaaagaaagtaaaagtaaTGAACAGTATAGTAGGGGGAATGTCAACAAATACAAGAGAGAAGTACATCAGAGCACCGGAAACAATGCTAACTGTAACAATGGTGACAGTGAAGAGGGGAATTCAGATCCTCAGCAAAAGCTGAGAACCCTTTCAGAGAAGCCTAGTAAAAATGAGTCACAACAAAAAAGTCAGAATGTAAAACTCAAATGCAGTCCAAGTGTAGAAAGAAGAGTAGAAAGGGGTGTTTCTTCCTGGGAGAAACAACCTACCAGTAAAGACAGATTTCAAACAAGAGGTGAATTGTATGCTGATGAGAGATCACAAAATTTATctaaaaaagatattaaaacacacgataaagatgaaaaaaacgctggccaaaaaaataaaccaaatgaaaAGCTACAAGAGCAACCAAGGAGGTCTGGTAGAGGGAGTAGTCCACACTCAAAGAGTGAACATTCAAAAAGTCTTCATGAATCACGTAAATGTCGCGTGGAAGAGtctagaaaaggaagagacattgactgcaagagagaaaggggaaCAAATGATCATACTTCTCGAGAGGGAAGGACTTCACCTTCTAATTCCAACAGCAGAGAGCATAAATACGCACGCTTGAAGGAAAGTAGTAGTAGATACGAATGGGAAACGGCACATTCCAAATCAGAAAGgcacagaactgaagaaaaaaggaaaagagaaagagataatCAGGATGAAAATAGgcattttagaaatgaaagaaaaatcacaaaagagATTTCTCACCAATCTGGAAAAGAATCCAAGAAAGGTACAGATCTTACAAAAAGTGAGAGAAACAAGTCCTATAAGCTAGAAGAAACATACAGAGTAGCAGATAGCTTAAAAGACCACAAAATACCCAAAACTAAAGATGATCACACTGGGACAAAAAGCAAAGACTTAAAACTTAGCTTTATGGAAAAGCTAAATTTGACTCTTTCTCCTGCTAAGAAGCAATGTCTCTCTCCAACAGATGAACTTAAAACACCCTCCGAAAAGGCCACTGAGGAGGGAAGTACAGAGTTCATGCTGCAGGCAGAACTGTTAGATTCTGCCCAGCCTGTTAAGTGTGGTCCTGCAGAGCAAGCTAATTCAACAGTACGAGTTCTGGACAGTGCAACTCAAAGCGACACGGAACCAGCACTGCTTATTTCTGTCAATTCTGAAAGTGAAGCCTTGAAAGTAGCAGCAGCAGATCCAGCGCAGTCTGAAGAATTGCCAGCAGTGGCAACTGATGAAATGAGCTCAGAAACCTTACCAGAAGTAGAAGTGGGTCAGGTGCAGGCCCAAGCCTTGCCAGTGGCAGCAGAGGTACTGGTTCCTGGTGAGATACAGGCTGAAACATTGTCAGAAGCAGCAGAGGCTTGTGATCTGGTTGAATCGGAAGCCtcagcaacagcagctgcagcgGCGGATCTGAATTGCCCTGAGTCTTTGCCCCTGGAGGTGTCAGAGAGTGTGGTGGAGTGTGAAAACTTGCCTGTGACAGTGGGTGAGATGCAGGATGATAATGTACCAGCAGCAGAAGTGGCACAATCTGAACCTGCCAGTGAAAGTATGGGAGCCCTTCCAGAGtcagcagcagagaagaaagaggaagataaaCTATGGCTAGCTGCTGACATAGGAAGCTCAGCAGAGCAATGTGGCTCTCAAAACCTTGTCTTAGATGTCTCGGAAGCCAAAAGTTCTGGTGACCTGCAGTCCTGTGACGTCACGAGTGAtattaatgaaacaaaaccagactcTTTAATGGAAGTAGTGAAGGATGGTGATCACTTGGCTGCAGAAAACATTGAGTGTCCTGTTGAGAAAAAGGGTATCTGTGAAGTGAATATGAGTACATCTCAGTCACTTGACAGAACTATGTTAACTGATAAGGATGAACCATTAGTTGACCAGAATGCATGTGATCTGGAGCCAGACCTAACTGAAGTCAGTACGGCAGCATCTTCTTTTAGTGGTGAGATTTGTCCTAGAACTAAAGAGAGAGAAACGAACCCAGTTCCTGTTGATGATGACAGCTCAATACTGAGCATTGATCTCAATCACTTGAGGTATATTCCAAAGGCCATCAGCCCGCTGAACAGTCCAGTGCGCCCTTTGGCTAAAGCACTTAAGATGGAAAGTCCCTGCAAAGGTCTTGTGAAGAGTTATAACAAAG ACTTAATTCCTGAAAGTACGGTTGTCGTCTGTCCCTCAAAGAATTTGTCAAAGGAggtaaacaaagaaaatcaaaagccACTTAGCATGTCTGATGAACACTTAGAGGTTGAGTCCCAGCTGAGCGTCTCTTCAGATGAAATAGAGGAAGGAGAAATCATAAGTAgtgatgaagatgaagaaaaatctaAACCAGAAAGAGGCTCCGAAAATACAAAAAAGTCAGGGCCAAAAGCTTCTCCTGAGCCACGAAATTTGACCAGCAGTCCGCAGAATCAAAATAGCAAAACTGTGCATTGCAACGAAGATAATGGGAAATTTGTTTCTGTGAAAGTAAGTACAAAGAAGAACAGAGAGAGGCATAAAAATCAGACTTTCAGATCTTCGAAGGACacgaagaaaaataaaactgtgagcATTGCTTGTCTTGAAAAAATAGTTCATGTTACTGTTGAACCTTCAAATGTACAAGAAATCATGCAGATGTTAAGAGCTATAcgaaaacagatgaggaaaaattaTATGAAGTTCAAGGTGCACTTCCCAGTTcagcattttcacagaattatagaatctgGTATCATAAATTTTACATCATTGATAAAATACTTGAACTTTTCCAAGATGTCTACATTAGGTGATACATTAAAATTGAATATCTGTGATATTATAGAGTCTAAACTTAAGCAAGTTAAAAAGAATGCAATAGTGGACCGTCTCTTTGAACAACAAGTATCAGATATGAAAAAGCAGTTATGGAAATTTGTAGATGAACAGCTTGATTACTTATTTGAAAAGATAAGGAGAATTATAATAAAACTATGTGATATGGGAAATGTGGGAAATCAGAGTGAAGAAGGGAAGTTtgagagagcaggaaagcaaaaacACAAGATCAGTCATAAAAATGACGTGCAAAGATCTAGAAAAAAGTCCCTGAAAGCCACATCTCAAAAGCCTGAAGAATATATCCTTTCGAAGCAAATTGTGGATTATCAACGACCTAAGTGTCaccatgagaaaaataaaacgGATCCACCAAAAACTGCCTTTACAAAATGTCTTAACTCCATTGATAACACGAGGAATTCCCAAACCAAAGTGCCCCTCTCTAAAGAGAATAATTTGCAAGGCCCTCTCACGCCACTGAAGGGTGTAAAATATGAAAAGGAAGGATTCCAGCTATCCAGAGATGCTAACAAGTCTGATCTTAGTTATGAGCTTCTCACGGAACAACAAGCATCCAGTCTTACATTTAACCTTGTAAGCGATGCTCAAATGggtgaaattttcaaaagcttattGCAAGGTTCTGatctcttggaaaaaaatggtGGCAATATTGACAGAAATGAGTGGGAATTCAGAACTCCAGAAAAACAATATTTAGACAGTCATAAATGCAGAGGTAATGCTGCTGGATTGGTGCAAGAGATTGCTCCAAAGGAGGCTTGTGTGGAATCTCAACCAGTAGAGGATATTAACTGGCCTGTTGTTTCACCTGTAAGCGCTCCCTCTTTAGCATCGAGGCTTCAGATGTCTGTTGATCCAGATGTACTAGACGAAAGCTGTATGTTTGAGGTTCCTACGAATGCAGCTTTGTGCAAAGAAGATGAATGCAGTTTACAAAAGAATAAATCACTTGCTTCTTCTATCCTCCTTGAAGATTTAGCTGTTTCCTTAACTATTCCATCACCTTTGAAATCAGATGCTCACCTCAGCTTCCTAAAACATGAGAATAATTCTAGCTCAACTCCCGAAGGTGTTCTCAGCGCACATTACAGCGAAGATGCGCTTCTTGAGGAGGAGGATGCCACTGAACAAGACATACATCTGGCTTTGGAATCTGATAACTCAAGCAGTAAATCGAGTTGTTCTTCATCATGGACAAGCCGGCCTGTTGCTCCCGGTTTTCAGTGTCGCCCCAGCCTACCAATGCAAGCAGTAATCATGGAGAAATCCAATGATCATTTTATTGTAAAGATTAGGCGTGCAGTGCCTTGTACTTCACCAGCATCTGATCAGGTGGCTTCAGTGAAGGAGGGGTGGGCATCCTCAACcaagatggaaaaagaagaaatgagaagtgaggaaaaagaaaggggcaGTCAGAGTGCCACAGCAGCCACTGTGCAAGAAACTGTCAAACCAGATGTGGTTAAGTCGGATCAGTTGCCTCATGTCGGCACTGGACAAGAACAAAATCCTACCTTACCTCAGCCGCTAAAGGAGTCGCATAATAGTATTGGAAAGGAAGAAACTCCTGGAATGCTTGGACCCTGTAGAAAATCTTCAGACATAGAGAGCCATGACACTGAAAGTCCACATGAAGGCTCTGAACAATCTCAGGCACACAAATTGAAAGAATCTGAGAACATAAATGAAATGGGTGTTAGATCTCAAGCTTCTTTTCCTGCTGGATGCCGTATAGAGTCATACATAGACTTAACAGATGATATTGTTAGTGAAACTTCATGTCATGCAGTGGAATCCACTGCAAATAACAGTACTCAGGAAACTTCTACGGGAAACTCAGAAATCAGTGATAAAAAGGACGAACTGGAAGAGTGCTCTGATACACTTATAGACTTAACagaagaggtttccaatgagacTGTAGCAGGAGAATCTAATCTTGAAATAAAATCCACTTCAAATACTGATGTAAGATGCCAGATAAATATAGATGATAAAActagtaaaaaaaggaaaaaggaggctgTCAGAGAGAATTCCAACTCAAAGAGGCAACGAAAAGAAACTGAATCAGCAGATGAAGGGAGCAATGCAAGTGATGTGAAGTCTGAAGAGGTAAATTCAGCACCCAAACAATGTCCTAATAAGAAGGATGAGTTGCAGCAGAACAAAGACTCTTCTCCTTTGGCTTCATCTGCATCATCACCTAGTCTGTATGccaaaaacatcattaaaaagaaGGGAGAAGTAGTAGTTTCCTGGACAAG AAATGACGACCGAGAAATTTTACTGGAATGTCAGAGAAAAGGACCGTCGAGCAAAACCTTTGTTTCCTTAGCCACTAGGCTGAACAAAAGCCCGAATCAA GTTGCAGAAAGATTCAAGCAATTAATGAAGCTGTTCAAGAAATCCAAGTGCAAGTAA
- the GJA10 gene encoding gap junction alpha-10 protein isoform X1, translated as MGDWNLLGSILEEVHIHSTIVGKIWLTILFIFRMLVLGVAAEDVWDDEQSEFICNTEQPGCSNICYDKAFPISLIRYWVLQIIFVSSPSLVYMGHALYRLRALEKERQKRKAHLRAQLEDLEPMPEEHRRVERELRKLEEQKKVNKAPLRGSLLRTYVLHILTRSVVEVGFMIGQYLLYGFHMSPLYKCTRPPCPNTVDCFVSRPTEKTIFMVFMNSIAAVSLFLNILEIAHLGLKKIQKSLYGQPRRPAAPAEEEASLYNSKKSSVVPPACPPCDASPPRPAAAPPPPSHTPAPAPAPAPAGPPVRQHRGELRGAPPPRRRHSAAQHHGQQPPPSSSSEEAPRAAAGGGPGAVAAAGAGTAGTAAASRRVLRKHSRVSICRDLEEERGDSPDSGHYPGTRKSSFLSRVLTGSRAGSDSESAESRGGSGPGSGSVSGSEGKRREEGSPPSSPPPAAAMGRRVSMASSAPEQTEGEGRRWVPGEAGALTACPGLGEQRASQGAGRLGQDF; from the coding sequence ATGGGGGACTGGAACCTATTGGGCAGCATCCTTGAAGAAGTGCACATCCACTCCACCATAGTTGGCAAAATCTGGCTTACAATCCTGTTCATATTCCGGATGCTGGTGCTGGGAGTGGCTGCTGAAGATGTCTGGGACGATGAGCAGTCTGAATTCATCTGTAACACGGAGCAACCTGGCTGCAGCAACATCTGTTATGACAAAGCTTTCCCCATCTCTTTGATCAGATACTGGGTACTGCAGATCATCTTTGTGTCTTCTCCATCGCTAGTTTACATGGGCCACGCGCTCTACAGATTAAGGGCTCTCGAGAAAGAGCGACAGAAGAGGAAAGCCCACCTGCGGGCTCAGCTAGAAGACCTTGAGCCCATGCCTGAGGAGCACAGGAGAGTAGAGAGGGAACTGCGTAAGctggaggaacagaagaaagTAAATAAGGCACCCCTGAGAGGGTCCCTGCTGCGCACCTATGTCCTACATATCCTGACCCGGTCGGTGGTCGAAGTGGGCTTTATGATAGGTCAGTATCTTTTATATGGGTTTCACATGTCTCCCCTTTACAAATGCACTCGTCCCCCTTGCCCTAACACGGTGGATTGTTTTGTGTCCCGACCTACAGAGAAGACCATCTTTATGGTTTTCATGAACAGCATCGCCGCAGTCTCCCTTTTCCTCAACATCCTAGAAATCGCCCACCTGGGCCTCAAGAAGATCCAGAAGAGCCTCTATGGGCAGccgcggcggccggcggccccCGCCGAGGAGGAGGCCAGCCTCTACAACTCCAAGAAGAGCTCCGTGGTGCCGCCGGCCTGCCCGCCCTGCGACGCCTctccgccgcgccccgccgccgccccgccacCGCCTTCCCACACTCCCGcacccgctcccgctcccgcacCCGCGGGGCCGCCGGTCCGTCAGCACCGCGGAGAGCTCcgcggcgccccgccgccccgccgccggcacaGCGCGGCTCAGCACCACGGACAGCAGCCGCCGCCCTCCTCCAGCAGCGAGGAggcgccgcgggcggcggcgggcggcggccccggggcggtggcggcagccggagcggggacggcggggacggcGGCCGCATCCCGCAGGGTCCTCCGCAAGCACAGCCGAGTCAGCATCTGCCGCGACTTGGAGGAAGAGCGCGGCGACTCCCCGGACAGCGGGCACTACCCGGGAACCCGCAAGTCCAGCTTCCTCTCCCGCGTCCTCACCGGCAGCCGGGCGGGCAGCGACAGCGAGAGCGCCGAGTCCCGCGGCGGctccggccccggctccggctccgtcTCCGGTTCGGAGGGGAAACGCCGGGAGGAGGGCAGCCCGCCCAGcagcccgccgccggccgccgccatgGGACGCCGCGTCTCGATGGCAAGTAGCGCCCCGGAGCAGACGGAGGGAGAGGGGCGGCGGTGGGTCCCAGGAGAGGCGGGTGCCCTCACTGCCTGTCCCGGCCTCGGGGAGCAGAGGGCGAGTCAGGGGGCAGGGAGGCTTGGGCAGGACTTCTGA
- the GJA10 gene encoding gap junction alpha-10 protein isoform X3, whose amino-acid sequence MGDWNLLGSILEEVHIHSTIVGKIWLTILFIFRMLVLGVAAEDVWDDEQSEFICNTEQPGCSNICYDKAFPISLIRYWVLQIIFVSSPSLVYMGHALYRLRALEKERQKRKAHLRAQLEDLEPMPEEHRRVERELRKLEEQKKVNKAPLRGSLLRTYVLHILTRSVVEVGFMIEKTIFMVFMNSIAAVSLFLNILEIAHLGLKKIQKSLYGQPRRPAAPAEEEASLYNSKKSSVVPPACPPCDASPPRPAAAPPPPSHTPAPAPAPAPAGPPVRQHRGELRGAPPPRRRHSAAQHHGQQPPPSSSSEEAPRAAAGGGPGAVAAAGAGTAGTAAASRRVLRKHSRVSICRDLEEERGDSPDSGHYPGTRKSSFLSRVLTGSRAGSDSESAESRGGSGPGSGSVSGSEGKRREEGSPPSSPPPAAAMGRRVSMSMLLELSSIMKK is encoded by the exons ATGGGGGACTGGAACCTATTGGGCAGCATCCTTGAAGAAGTGCACATCCACTCCACCATAGTTGGCAAAATCTGGCTTACAATCCTGTTCATATTCCGGATGCTGGTGCTGGGAGTGGCTGCTGAAGATGTCTGGGACGATGAGCAGTCTGAATTCATCTGTAACACGGAGCAACCTGGCTGCAGCAACATCTGTTATGACAAAGCTTTCCCCATCTCTTTGATCAGATACTGGGTACTGCAGATCATCTTTGTGTCTTCTCCATCGCTAGTTTACATGGGCCACGCGCTCTACAGATTAAGGGCTCTCGAGAAAGAGCGACAGAAGAGGAAAGCCCACCTGCGGGCTCAGCTAGAAGACCTTGAGCCCATGCCTGAGGAGCACAGGAGAGTAGAGAGGGAACTGCGTAAGctggaggaacagaagaaagTAAATAAGGCACCCCTGAGAGGGTCCCTGCTGCGCACCTATGTCCTACATATCCTGACCCGGTCGGTGGTCGAAGTGGGCTTTATGATAG AGAAGACCATCTTTATGGTTTTCATGAACAGCATCGCCGCAGTCTCCCTTTTCCTCAACATCCTAGAAATCGCCCACCTGGGCCTCAAGAAGATCCAGAAGAGCCTCTATGGGCAGccgcggcggccggcggccccCGCCGAGGAGGAGGCCAGCCTCTACAACTCCAAGAAGAGCTCCGTGGTGCCGCCGGCCTGCCCGCCCTGCGACGCCTctccgccgcgccccgccgccgccccgccacCGCCTTCCCACACTCCCGcacccgctcccgctcccgcacCCGCGGGGCCGCCGGTCCGTCAGCACCGCGGAGAGCTCcgcggcgccccgccgccccgccgccggcacaGCGCGGCTCAGCACCACGGACAGCAGCCGCCGCCCTCCTCCAGCAGCGAGGAggcgccgcgggcggcggcgggcggcggccccggggcggtggcggcagccggagcggggacggcggggacggcGGCCGCATCCCGCAGGGTCCTCCGCAAGCACAGCCGAGTCAGCATCTGCCGCGACTTGGAGGAAGAGCGCGGCGACTCCCCGGACAGCGGGCACTACCCGGGAACCCGCAAGTCCAGCTTCCTCTCCCGCGTCCTCACCGGCAGCCGGGCGGGCAGCGACAGCGAGAGCGCCGAGTCCCGCGGCGGctccggccccggctccggctccgtcTCCGGTTCGGAGGGGAAACGCCGGGAGGAGGGCAGCCCGCCCAGcagcccgccgccggccgccgccatgGGACGCCGCGTCTCGATG AGCATGCTCCTAGAACTATCATCTATCATGAAAAAGTAA
- the GJA10 gene encoding gap junction alpha-10 protein isoform X2, with translation MGDWNLLGSILEEVHIHSTIVGKIWLTILFIFRMLVLGVAAEDVWDDEQSEFICNTEQPGCSNICYDKAFPISLIRYWVLQIIFVSSPSLVYMGHALYRLRALEKERQKRKAHLRAQLEDLEPMPEEHRRVERELRKLEEQKKVNKAPLRGSLLRTYVLHILTRSVVEVGFMIGQYLLYGFHMSPLYKCTRPPCPNTVDCFVSRPTEKTIFMVFMNSIAAVSLFLNILEIAHLGLKKIQKSLYGQPRRPAAPAEEEASLYNSKKSSVVPPACPPCDASPPRPAAAPPPPSHTPAPAPAPAPAGPPVRQHRGELRGAPPPRRRHSAAQHHGQQPPPSSSSEEAPRAAAGGGPGAVAAAGAGTAGTAAASRRVLRKHSRVSICRDLEEERGDSPDSGHYPGTRKSSFLSRVLTGSRAGSDSESAESRGGSGPGSGSVSGSEGKRREEGSPPSSPPPAAAMGRRVSMSMLLELSSIMKK, from the exons ATGGGGGACTGGAACCTATTGGGCAGCATCCTTGAAGAAGTGCACATCCACTCCACCATAGTTGGCAAAATCTGGCTTACAATCCTGTTCATATTCCGGATGCTGGTGCTGGGAGTGGCTGCTGAAGATGTCTGGGACGATGAGCAGTCTGAATTCATCTGTAACACGGAGCAACCTGGCTGCAGCAACATCTGTTATGACAAAGCTTTCCCCATCTCTTTGATCAGATACTGGGTACTGCAGATCATCTTTGTGTCTTCTCCATCGCTAGTTTACATGGGCCACGCGCTCTACAGATTAAGGGCTCTCGAGAAAGAGCGACAGAAGAGGAAAGCCCACCTGCGGGCTCAGCTAGAAGACCTTGAGCCCATGCCTGAGGAGCACAGGAGAGTAGAGAGGGAACTGCGTAAGctggaggaacagaagaaagTAAATAAGGCACCCCTGAGAGGGTCCCTGCTGCGCACCTATGTCCTACATATCCTGACCCGGTCGGTGGTCGAAGTGGGCTTTATGATAGGTCAGTATCTTTTATATGGGTTTCACATGTCTCCCCTTTACAAATGCACTCGTCCCCCTTGCCCTAACACGGTGGATTGTTTTGTGTCCCGACCTACAGAGAAGACCATCTTTATGGTTTTCATGAACAGCATCGCCGCAGTCTCCCTTTTCCTCAACATCCTAGAAATCGCCCACCTGGGCCTCAAGAAGATCCAGAAGAGCCTCTATGGGCAGccgcggcggccggcggccccCGCCGAGGAGGAGGCCAGCCTCTACAACTCCAAGAAGAGCTCCGTGGTGCCGCCGGCCTGCCCGCCCTGCGACGCCTctccgccgcgccccgccgccgccccgccacCGCCTTCCCACACTCCCGcacccgctcccgctcccgcacCCGCGGGGCCGCCGGTCCGTCAGCACCGCGGAGAGCTCcgcggcgccccgccgccccgccgccggcacaGCGCGGCTCAGCACCACGGACAGCAGCCGCCGCCCTCCTCCAGCAGCGAGGAggcgccgcgggcggcggcgggcggcggccccggggcggtggcggcagccggagcggggacggcggggacggcGGCCGCATCCCGCAGGGTCCTCCGCAAGCACAGCCGAGTCAGCATCTGCCGCGACTTGGAGGAAGAGCGCGGCGACTCCCCGGACAGCGGGCACTACCCGGGAACCCGCAAGTCCAGCTTCCTCTCCCGCGTCCTCACCGGCAGCCGGGCGGGCAGCGACAGCGAGAGCGCCGAGTCCCGCGGCGGctccggccccggctccggctccgtcTCCGGTTCGGAGGGGAAACGCCGGGAGGAGGGCAGCCCGCCCAGcagcccgccgccggccgccgccatgGGACGCCGCGTCTCGATG AGCATGCTCCTAGAACTATCATCTATCATGAAAAAGTAA